The following are encoded together in the Herpetosiphonaceae bacterium genome:
- a CDS encoding cobalamin-dependent protein (Presence of a B(12) (cobalamin)-binding domain implies dependence on cobalamin itself, in one of its several forms, or in some unusual lineages, dependence on a cobalamin-like analog.), whose product MANSSRFLQNYPTTPLYNTKLVVSETGVPADTFRAWERRYGLPHPQRAEGGQRLYSDRDIATIRWLRDRTSEGLTISQAIALLETETATPLVSDQPRSFEALRLDLRNALLQFDAPAADLVLSEAFALYPLDHACINIIQPTLVDIGEMWHVGTASVAQEHFSSQFLRRKLLALLNIYDVSEGRATIIAACAPGEQHDLGLLLLALFLVRRNYKVVFLGADVPIEALQQAMAHVHPEIVCISTTTPTTADHAVQMARQIQQAHPQTLIFIGGRGAADSSLEEQAIHFLDGNGVAAAEQIGAVLTTRRSGS is encoded by the coding sequence ATGGCTAACTCCTCGCGTTTTTTGCAAAACTATCCGACCACACCGTTATATAACACAAAACTGGTGGTGAGTGAAACGGGCGTGCCCGCCGATACCTTCCGCGCCTGGGAGCGGCGCTACGGCCTACCCCACCCGCAGCGGGCCGAGGGCGGGCAGCGGCTCTACTCGGATCGCGATATCGCGACGATTCGCTGGCTGCGCGATCGGACCAGCGAGGGCCTGACGATCAGCCAGGCGATTGCGTTGCTGGAGACGGAGACGGCAACACCGCTGGTCAGCGATCAGCCGCGCTCGTTCGAGGCGCTACGCCTGGACTTGCGCAATGCGCTCTTGCAGTTCGACGCGCCCGCCGCGGACCTCGTCTTAAGCGAGGCCTTCGCGCTGTACCCGCTCGACCATGCCTGCATCAACATCATCCAGCCGACGCTGGTCGACATCGGCGAGATGTGGCATGTGGGCACGGCCTCGGTCGCGCAGGAGCACTTCTCAAGCCAGTTTTTGCGCCGCAAGCTCCTCGCGCTGCTGAATATCTACGACGTGTCCGAGGGACGCGCCACGATCATCGCCGCGTGCGCGCCGGGCGAGCAGCACGATCTCGGCCTGCTGCTGCTGGCACTATTCCTGGTAAGGCGCAACTACAAAGTCGTCTTTCTGGGAGCGGACGTGCCGATCGAGGCGCTGCAACAAGCGATGGCGCATGTCCATCCTGAGATTGTCTGTATTTCGACGACCACGCCGACCACCGCCGATCACGCGGTACAGATGGCGCGGCAGATTCAGCAGGCGCATCCACAGACCTTAATCTTCATTGGCGGCAGGGGAGCTGCCGATTCTTCGCTGGAGGAGCAAGCTATTCACTTTCTGGATGGCAATGGCGTGGCGGCTGCCGAGCAAATCGGGGCGGTGTTGACCACCAGGCGCAGTGGTAGCTGA
- a CDS encoding YggT family protein, whose product MNGFFATFFQLLFNALYIAIIGRILLSFIDQSGQMRISQILYEITEPILAPLRRIIPSVGFIDFSPMVAILLLSVLRGLVLSAF is encoded by the coding sequence ATGAACGGATTTTTCGCAACGTTTTTTCAGTTGCTCTTTAATGCGCTCTATATCGCAATTATTGGCCGAATTTTGCTCAGCTTCATCGATCAGAGCGGCCAGATGCGCATTAGCCAGATTTTGTACGAGATTACGGAGCCGATCTTAGCGCCGCTACGCCGCATTATTCCCTCGGTCGGCTTCATCGATTTCAGCCCAATGGTGGCGATTTTACTTCTGAGCGTGCTGCGCGGCTTAGTGCTGAGCGCATTCTAG